In one Abyssisolibacter fermentans genomic region, the following are encoded:
- a CDS encoding tyrosine-type recombinase/integrase, with amino-acid sequence MFATYLLEERTNLRYIQKFLGHSSPRTAEMYTHVQKIVLDIYKVH; translated from the coding sequence ATTTTTGCAACATATTTATTGGAAGAAAGAACCAATCTTAGATACATACAGAAATTTTTAGGACATTCAAGTCCAAGAACTGCAGAGATGTATACACATGTTCAAAAAATAGTCTTAGACATATATAAAGTTCACTGA
- a CDS encoding flavodoxin family protein: protein MKTLIINGSPRKNGDSMTLVNEMIKYINGEVKIIHTYYDNISPCVDCRFCWNNEGCCINDNMQEVYKLLDEVENIIIASPLHFSELTGKLLSFASRLQTYYVRRCIKKDIEFKLKKKNGVLIITGGGDGGPEPAIKRANIIFRHINAKTIGTVFSLQTNEIPSKENNEALRKAKELALELNILSNKS, encoded by the coding sequence ATGAAAACGCTTATTATAAATGGTTCTCCAAGAAAAAATGGAGATTCAATGACATTAGTGAATGAAATGATAAAATATATAAATGGAGAAGTTAAGATTATTCATACGTACTATGATAATATAAGCCCTTGTGTTGATTGTAGATTTTGCTGGAATAATGAAGGATGTTGTATCAATGATAATATGCAAGAAGTATATAAGCTTCTTGATGAAGTTGAGAACATAATAATAGCGTCTCCACTACATTTTTCTGAACTTACAGGTAAACTTCTTAGTTTTGCTAGTAGGTTGCAAACATATTATGTGAGAAGGTGCATTAAGAAAGATATTGAATTTAAACTTAAGAAAAAGAATGGTGTACTTATTATTACAGGAGGAGGGGATGGGGGGCCTGAACCAGCAATAAAAAGGGCAAATATAATTTTTAGGCATATTAATGCTAAAACAATAGGTACAGTTTTTTCTTTGCAAACAAATGAAATACCTTCAAAAGAGAATAATGAAGCTTTAAGAAAAGCTAAAGAACTTGCATTAGAGTTAAACATATTAAGTAATAAATCATGA